The segment tgaggcaggagaatagcttgaacccagggggcggacgttgcagtgagctgagattgtgcgattgcactgcagcctgggcaacaagagcgaaactccgtctcaaaaaataaataaataaaaataaaagcacaaacttTAGAGTGGATGCTTTGATCTCATTTCTCACAACCTATGCATGTGTGACCCCCAGCAAATGCCTAAGgagtctgagcctcagtttccccatctgtcaagTGGCAGCTGCCTCCTATCCACTTGAGGCACATATggcaaggccctgggcccagcacGGGGTGCACCCTGATTCCTGGAAGCCCTGCTCATCCTGGGGGAGGTGGCGTCGGACTTTGCATCTAGGAGATGAGGAGGCTTTGGAGAAACAAGCAGGAACCGCCACGGCACCCCAGCGCTGCCCGTCAGAGAAGTAGTTGGTCCATCTTACAGAGGGAGAGAGGTTGGTGTTCAAAACCACATGCCGTCCTCCCGATGAGCTATCGCCAGTGTGCAGGATTCTGGCCTCCAGGAGCCTCCCTGCCCACCATCTTCAGATGAAGAATGTTCTGGGCTTCAAGGCAGCACCAAAGTATCAGTGAAGCAGGGGAAGggtgaacacctactgtgtgcccggCGCTGGGCCAACTTTGCACACGACCCTCATTTAAGCAGCCTGTCTTGGCAGCTAGCTGAACCCAGTGAGCATTGATGCACTGTCTTCTCTGTGTCTGAGAGGAGCTGTAGGGGCCAGAGAGGGTAAGCGAGGCTGTCCTGGACTCAGGAACCCGAGTACCACCAGGGGAAGGGGCATGACCACACTAGCTACAGTCCCAGGTGGggtcaggtgtgtgccaccagacACAACATAAACCAGGTATGGTGGAGCCAGGAGGGGAGCAGGCCCTGGCCAGAGCATCTTGCTTGAGGCCTCAGTGTGGTTTGCACTGAGCAGACCTGGGTTTCGCCCATGCCCCACCAGCAAGTGGCTTTACCCTGCAcatgtttccttatctgtaaataaaTAGCGTATTTCTCACCTGGTTGCTAAGGAGACTAAATGGGAAAAGCACACGTCAAACATTCAGATCAGGGCTTGGCCCATAAACGCTTAAAACTGTGTTGCTCATCATCATTGTTGGGCCAGTTTGGTGATCAGGATGGGTTGTGGTTAGCAGGGAGGCTGAGGTCTGAGCCTGGAGGGGGATGCAGGAGCTTAGGCTACTCAAAGGGGAGGCTTTTCCAAGGAGACTTGGCTGGGTGGGGCTGACTTTCTGGCTACCCTTGGGAGGGTGGAAACCTCCTTACCTGCAGCTCTGGCAAGCTGGGGCCCTCCGCAGCGCTCCTGCTCCCCAGGGGGCCCATCTGCTCCAGGCCTGCCAGAGTTGCGGTCGCTGGTCCTCTTGTCACTTTGATCTTTGGCCACTGGGTGGAGGTGCAGGCAGGTCTGGGCAGCTGGACCGGGCTCTGGGACTGCAGTGTAGGGCTGTGTCCATTGAATGGGGTGGCCTCGGCCCAGCCTTCTGGCTGGCTGTGTAACCCCTGCTCAGGGACATCCTTTGTGCCTGGGGGACCCAGCTCTGGCCCTAAAGCCCTGGCCGGGTCATCCCTGTGTCCAGCTGGGTCCTTGCGGGGCAGCCTGGCCTGCAGGAGCTCCAAGAGGCCCTCCCAGTCCAGGCTGGGGAGACGGGCCCAGGCCCCCTCTCCTGGTACCCTGAGAAGGCCAAGCAGATCCCTCCAGTCAAGCTCGGGTCGCCTCTCAGAGCCATGCGGGTATGGACACGCTCCCTCTGCCCCCCAGCCCACAGCAGTGGGTGTCCCAGGGTGCCAAGATTGTGAGGACTCTGCGGGGCCTCCCCAGTTCTCAGGGGGGCTCGTGAGTGGGCTTCTCTTCCCTAGTTCTCTGGGGAGCTCATGAGTGGGCTTCTCCTCCCAGGCCTCTGGCTGCCCCCAGCTCTCCCTGTACTCCCTGGGAGTGCCCCCCGATGTTCCCTCCGGGGCTTTGGCTGCCCCCAGGCTGGgctctccacatccccaccagcccccagggcccaggcctccctcctggctCCTCTCCAGGTGTCTATGAAGGCCCTGGGACCCTGGCGGTTCCTCCTGACTCTGCCACGCCCCCAGAGGCTGTTTTGGGCCTGCTTGGCCACTCTCCAGAGGTCTCTGTGTCCACAGCTCCCTCTCAGGGGTCCTGGCTGATGTGCTGGGGGGTGGCGGGGACCCCTGGAGCCGCCGGTCTCCCTCAGGTCTCTTCTCAGGACTCCGAGGATGAGGGGGCTCTGCTTGGCTCCGCCGAGTCAGTTCTGCCTGTTTGGCAGGGAGCTTGGTCACCTGGGAATGAGGTGAGGGGGTGGGTGAGCCTCTCTCTCTGGGGACCTGGCAGCTGGCTCTGCCTTTCTTAGGCCCCCAGAGAATCAAGGCTGTGTCCACACAGCAGCCTGGATCAAAGCAGGCCAAAAAGCACACAGGGTCCCTGCCCCACTCCTCGGGGGTCAGCTCCTCCCTTTCACCTGCTTTCCTCAGTTCCAGAAAAAGATCTGCAAAGACCTGCTCACCCCTCTCAAAGATATTGATTCCAACTTGGGCTATCAGGTGCCAGAAACTCCACCACCAATACCCCATTCCATTGAGGTGGGCCTAGCCCTCTGGGTTTGGTTAAAGATACAAATCACCCTGAAAGAGAGGGCCCTTAGAGCCAGATTCTTGCTTCAAGGCTTTCCCTGAAATCTGCTCAAGACAGCAgtatcggccaggcacagtggctcacgcctgtaatcccagcaccctgggaggccaaggtgggcggatcacttgaggtcaggagtgaccagcctggccaacgtggtgaaaccctgtctctattaaaagtacgaaaattagctgggtgtggtggcacgcgcctgtaatcccagctatttgggaggctgaggtaggagaatctcttgaacctgagaggcggaggttgcagtgagccaatattgccccactgcactccagcctgggaaacagagcaagactccatctcaaaaaaaaaaaaaaaaaaagacagcagacTTAGTAAAGGAAGGGGATAGATAGCATGGGACAGGGGCTATCTTCAAAGGATTAATGTGGGGTCTTGCGCATTTTGCCAAGAACTGCTGGCccttggggagaggggagagctgGATCCCTATGATTGGACTCCAACCCTTTCATAGAGGACCTTCCTGTCCAAGCCACCTGCCTGGCTTCTAGCGGGAGGGAAGAGGCAGTGGCCGCCCCTTGGGGTGCGGGGCCCCAGACAGCTGGCAGTGCTCACCTGCCTGCTGGGGGCAGGGCTGGACTGTCTTCGGAGAAGTTGGCTCTGGCCTTGGCTGGGCTGCTGTGACCGTCCCTCGTCCTGGGCCTGGAAGGCCCCCGCTGCCTCGGACTTCCTATGAGCAAATGCAGCCACTCCTCTGAGGGACTGTCCCACTCCCAGCACCCCAGCCCCTCTGCTCCCACCTCCAACAGGAGGAGATGTGGGACAGCCAGGGACCCACTGCAAGCTGGTTGAAGGGCCCTAAGTGAGGATGActctcagggcctcagtttccccttctgaaaaatggggatgGCTAACACTGCTCTATTCTGCCTCATGAGGCTCTTGTGAACATGATGAGAAAAGTGGGGAGTAGAGGCggttgggtggggagggggatctggccctggccctggccctctcCTGTCTCATCCAGTACTTCCTATGACTAACCACCACCCCACCAGCAGCCCACCAGCCACCCCCAGACAAAGGTTAGATTGGTCTTTGCGGGAATtaagatttattgagcacctactgtgtaccaggcactgggcACACAGAATCATAATGACAAAGCATTTATTGAGCGCTTCTTATGTTCCGGGGTGAAGCACTTACATCATGATCACAGCCCACGAGGTGGGATGACACAGCCAGACTGCTGTGTGCCCCCGTGTTCCATTCTTTCTGCCTTTTCCTGTCCATATTGTAAATTttggatttcttttcctttttccctccaaTCACTGTTAACCAACAGAATCCCAGCGCTTAGCCTTGAAAACTCCAGGCCATCCTAGCTGTTGGCAAAAGAGCTCTGAGCAAGATCAGAAGAAACATTCTCCCTGACAACTCCAGAGAGGCCAACATGAACTGTCCaagcaaatgtcttttttttttttttttttttttttttttttttttgagatggagtctcgctctgtcacccaggctggagtgcagtggcgcaatctcagctcactgtaacttccgtctcccgggttcaagtgattctctgccttaacctcccaagtagctgggattacaggcatgagccaccacgcctggccctgggcAAATGTCATTTCTAAGACACTGGGCTTCAGGCGTTATTGACACATCTGATGAAGATCATCTCTAACTTGTGTAAAAAGTCTAGTTCCAGTTAGTTGTCTCCCTTACTAGCTGGGAGGCATGGCTGTTAATGTTTAACGTAGTATCTCTATTGATAGGTAGAAACAGCAAACAGAACCTGGGCATATCTCTCCCTTCCTCTACCTAAGGGGTCACAACAAAAGACCCAACCGCTCCATGAATGTTTATTTTGGTTGGGTCTCAGTTAGCAAATGGAGCCGTGTCTTTGGTGGATGAATTGAACCAGGAAGAGAAGCCTGAAAAAGGCCACCCTGTGGTGGACCCAGAGTGAGGCAGCAAAAAGGGAAGTATGAGGAAACTCTGCTCAGGCCTCCGTAGGCCCTGCCGTCTGTGGTGGGCCTGTGCCTGAGGAACCATGCTGGAACGACACCTTCAAAAGTATGGGATTGGGCagggcgcagtgggtcacgcctgtaatcccagaactttgggaggctgaggcaggcggatggcttgagctcaggagttcaagaccagcctggacaacacagtgaaacccagtctctaaaaatacaaaaattagcccaggtgtggtggttcatgcctctaatcccagcactttgggaggctgaggttggtggatcacttgaggtcaggagttcaagactagcctggtcaacatagtaaaacccaatctctactaaaaatgtaaaacttagccaggcgtggtggcatgtgcctgtaatcccagctactcaggaggctgaggcaggaggatcgcttgaccccaggaggtggaggttgcagtgaaccgagatcgtgccactgcacaccagcctgggcaacatagtgagaccctgtctcaaaaaaaaaaaaaatatggggttgggaggccaggtacagtgtctttacacctgtaattccagcacttgggaaggctgaggtcggaggatcacttgagtcgaggagtttgagacagccctggtaacagaatgagaccttgttctaggaaaaaaaaaaaaatttaaatgagccgggcatggtggtacgtggctgtagtcccagctacttgggaggctgaggtgggaggatcgcttcagcctgggaggttgaagctgcagtgagccatgatcacaccactgcattccagcctgggcgaaagagcaagaccctgtctcaaaaaaaaagtatggggttggagttttttgttgtttcatgTCTTTTGCCAATGTCATTAGAATCAGAGCACAGTAATTTTAGTTGTTAGCAGTTATTGGCAGCTGGTTCAGAGAGGAACCAAAGTTCCCTGGAGGAAGTGTTTCTGAGCTTGAGGGCTCCCCGGGCAGGCTGTCtgtaacctttcttttttttttgagatggagtcttgctctgtcacccaggctggagtgcagtggtgcaatctcagctcactgcaacctccgccttctggtttcaagcgattttcctgcctcagcctcctgagcagctgggattacaggtgtccaccaccatgcccagctaatttttatatttttagtagagaccgggtttcaccatgttggccaggctggtctcatttcaaactcctgacctcaggtgatccacctgcctcgacctcccaaagtcttggcattacaggcgtgagccactgcacccagccaatttgtAATCTAATTTGAGGTGAGTACGTTTCCTTACTCTGTGAGAGCTGAAGGCCTTAGAGTGAACTGTCCCCCGAACTGGGGTATAGGAGCCTCGATGAAGCAAGAGCCCAAACACAACCCAGTGGGCTGTTCCTCCCTAATGGGGAGGATGGGGAGGACAATAGTGGAAACACCCGGTGCAGGGAAGCAAGGCACTTGTGTGTTCTCTTCCGGACGGATGCATTTTCCATATGAACTCCAGCCTGCTTGATGAGCATTCCTCCGGAGAACTCGCCTTCCTTTATTCCCCCCATGTAGAATTGAGAGAAAGGAGCGAGGGACTCAAGAAGATTCTGAAACCCCAACAGAGACCCGGCTTGTCCGATGCTGAAGCAACAGCGTCTCCTCGGGGCCACCTGTTCCCGAGGGTTGGTGTGGCCGCACCAAGCATGACAAAGGAAACATGTTTCCTTCGGAAGCTTAGATGGGCTCTTCGACCTCCAGAGAGAATCAAAGGAGCAAAGCCATCAAGTCTAGCAAATCCAGTGAAGGCTGGGTTTTGAATTCAAATGACCACAGAATGCTACATGACTCTAAGAGATGCCAAAGgcatctaaggaaaaaaaaattaagatcaaGCCAAAACTCCCAATGCTTTGATGTGATAaccttttaagaaaaattttccaGACTTGGGACAATGCTTGGacagagtagatgctcaataaatacatatCGATGaggaaataggagaaaataaaagcacaCTCCTACAGCCACCCGCTCATAAGCTCCAGTCTGTCCCTTACACACACACTACATAGTTTTAAACTTTTCCATATTCAGAGGATGAATGGTTTTCTACTTGGAAAAGGTGccagataaaagtaaaaaatttaattattcagTAAAATTATGAAAACTTCCCTAAAAGGTAAATAAGTTATTTCAAAGAGAGTAGAATTAAATGTATAGGAGTGATCGTGTAAAAACAAATGGTTAATAAAAGTGTAAACATATTTCTCGtttctattattaatataaacaCCTTATCTCTCTGAAATTATcctggaaaaaaggaaagaaaattaattaacTTTGGCTTAAAGACCTTAATGTCCCTGCTGAGTTATTAGTTAAGACAAAGTTAGGAAAATTGACATTAGACCAGAAATAGTAATCATAAAAAGGTCaaagacactttgggaggccaaggtgggagcattgctcgaggccaggagtttgagaccaacctgggcaacaaagtgagactccatctctgcaaaacacagaaaaattagctgggcatagtgatacacgcctgtagtcccagctattgaggaggctgaggtgagagaattgcttcagcctggcagtttgaggccgcagtgagccatgatcacgccactgcactcctgctgggtgacagagcaagaccctgtttcaaaaaaaaaaggtcaggccaggcacagtggctcacgcctgtaatcccagcactttgggaggccgaggtgggcagactgcctgagctcaggagttcaagaccagcctgggcaacaggatgaaaccctgtcgctactaaaaatacaaaaaaattagccggatgtggtggcgtgtgcctgtagtcccagctactcaggaggctgaggcaggagaattgcttgcacccggaaggcagaggttgcagtgagccaagattgcaccactgcactccagcctgggcgacaaagcgagactccgtctccaaacaacaacaaaaaagttaaagaCACCGGAGACTTTCAGGGTGAAACTACTCCATGATGTTACAATGGTGGATACttgtcattatacatttattcAAGCCTATAGGTTGTACatcaccaagagtgaaccctaaacTTTGGGTGATttgtcagtgtaggttcatggattgtaacaaatgtatcaccCTACTGCCCAGTACAGTGGCTcaccagcactgtgagaggccaagaaaggaggatcccttgaggccaggagctggaaaCAAGCATACCTGTCTAGTACAGGATATTGGTAGTGGGAGAGGCTGTGCAGGGAACTCtgcactttctgctcaattttgctgtgaacctaaaactgctctgggtttttgtttttaaggccaAAGAAAGAATTATACTAATGCTGGAGACCATACAGTTGTCATCTGCATACTAAATGATCAAGCTTACTGGAAAAGGAAATTTGAAGAACAAGagataaagtttcttttttttctttttttgagatggagtttcactcttgttgcccaggctggagtgcaatgacgcaatctcagctcactgcaaactccacctcccaaattcagGCAatactgctgcctcagcctcctgagtagctgggactacaggcatgtgccactgcgcccgggtaattttttcttttttctttttttttttttttttgagatggagtctcgctctgtcgcccaggctggagtgcagtggcacgatcttggctcactgcaagctccggtgctgggattacaggagggagccactgcacccagccaagattgATAAGGTTTCTCATGCAGATTCAAATCTAGGAGAAAACTTTCCCAAGGAGCAGCAAAGAGGAATTTTAGATACAAAATATTCCATACCCtttagggtgatggaaatgttctaaagttagattgtggtaatggttgGACAACTtggtaaatatactaaaaattcgTTGAATTATATACACGGAAAGTTTTGAGACTTCCAGActgctttttgttgctgttgttctctTGACCCTAACTAATGGAATTCTAGCTCTGATTCTTGAAAACTCGAGGGCTGGAACTTCTGGGGAGAAAAACCTCAGCTGGATTAGGAGGTTGTGCCCCCTGTTCCAGGGGGCCAGTGCTGCTGACCAAGGAGACTCGAAAGACACCTGGACTTCAGGTGTCCCAGGATGTTTGACTGCTAAAAATCCGTAACTCTGTGagctttctttcttaaaataggtAGCTCTggccatacatttttattttactttattttattttttagatggagtcttgctctgtcgcctaggctggagtgcagtggtacgatctcggctcactgcaagctccgcctcccgggttcaagcaattctcctgcctcagcctcctgagttgctgggactacaggtgcccgccaccatgcccagctaattttttgtatttttagtagagacagggtttcaccgtgttagccaggctggtgtcaatctcctgacctcgtgatcctcccacctcggcctcccaaagtgctgggattacaggcttgagccaccatgcccaggccctGGCCATACATTTTAAATTGACATAACTGCTTTCTGAAATGCATAGGGACCCATGAGTTTTCTTTGCCAAGGCAGGAAAAAATCATGGGTACTTTCTTCTCCCTCATTCacggaagaaaaaaaaaaacccgtgaGTCTGGATCAAAGGGTTTGAGAGTTCCCTCtcattttggctgggcgtggtggctcactcctgtaatcctagcactttgcgaggccgaggcgggtggatcacttgaggtcaggagttcgagactagcctggccaatatggcaaaaccccgtctctactaaaaatacaaaaaaattagccgggcttggtggcgggcccctgtaatcccagctactcgggaggctgaggcaggagaatcgcttgaacccggaaggtggaggttgcagtgagccaagatcgcaccattgcactccagcctgggcaacaagagcaaaactccgcctcaaaaaaagaaaaaagaaaaagacagttcACCCTTATTTGAATGAATATGCTCATATTCCCCtccattacagatgaggaaactgaggctcaggtagGTTAACTCACTATATCAGATCACAGGAGTTGACATGTGGCTTTGACCCAGGATTTGGACTCAGCCCTCCTGACTTGCTGTTAACCACTGGGCTGTGCATGACATCActtaagcacacacacaaaaaatagaaaactactaatatgcagaaaaagagaaacggagcaatttgcccaaggtcacacagccggtAAATGGCAAGCCAGGGGGATTTGAACACTTTCTTTTGGCACCCTAACCCTTCACCTGTCCTGCTGCCAagcctcctccccagcccaccTGGCTGACCCCACCCCCAGGCTCACCTGCGCTCTTGCCCGAAGAGGCGCTCCACCTCTGCGCGGCCAGGGCTGCGGGTGCGGCCCCCGCTGCTGCACTGCGCCTGGGGCCCTGGCTCTCTCTGGGCCAGCCTCCTGGGTGGGGGCAGGTCGGCCAGCACAGTGTACTCCTCCCGCTCCAAGTTGTGCCTGGTCTCCCCGGGAGGCGCTGAGCCCCGGGAGCCCCCGGAGCTGCCCAGCGAAGGTGAGGGTGCTAGGAACGCTAGGTCACTGGGTGGGTggcggggtggggaggaggcTCGGGGTGCATCCCGGTGCCCGATGCACACTTGGGGGATCAGCACTGGGGAGCCATGCAGAGAGTCAGTGGAGGGGGCCAGGCTCTCCATACTAGTTCCAGGGGGGTCCTGGAAGAAGAGGGATGGCTCAGGAGCCTGGCGTGGTGGGGATGAGAAGGAGGGTGCATCCCGGTGCCCAATGCACACAGGGGTGGGGATGTGGGGGCACTCGTGCATTGAGTCCATGGAAGGGACAAGGCTCTCTGTGCTGGCCCTGGGGAGGTCCTGGAATAAGAGGGAAGGCTCTGGGACCTGGCGTGGTGGGGAGGAGGCCCGGGGTGCATCTCGGTACCCAATACACACAGGTGCAGGGAGCTGAAGGGGTTCGTGTTGGGGGGACTGACACTGATGCTCGGCGTCTGAGGTGtctgggaggaagggaaaggggtCAAATTGGGTGTGGCGGGGGGGCGAGGACGCCCGGGGGGCATCTCGGTGTCCAATGCACACAGCAGGTGGTATATAGGGAGGCTCGTGGTGGGGCAATTCACTCTCAGGGGCGCGGGGCTctgggaagaaggggaaggggtcGTGCTGCAAATAGCGAGGGGGCGAAGAGGCTCGAGGGGCATCCCGGTGCCCAATGCACACAGCACATGGGGGCTGGGAGGGCTCAGGAGAGGTCAGGGGAGCCCCATAGGCAGCGGGGTACACAGGTGAGGAAGTCCGGGAGGTGCTCTGGTGGCCTGGGTTATGGGAGGAAGAGGTGGCCCGGGATGGCAAGTTGTACTGGGTAGGGCCAAAGGAGGACTGGGGTGGGTCATGCTGGGCTGGCCTGCTGGGAGAGGATGTCTGAGGCCTGTCACCTTGGGTTGGCCGGAGGGCGATGGATGCCCAGGGAACCTCACTTTGCTTGGAGCGAGATGGGGAAGAGGTTCGGGGACCATCACTGTGAGTTGGCCGGAGGGGAAACGAGGCCCAGGGGATGTCTTTGTTAGTACGATGGGGAGATGAATTCCTGGGATTGTTCCATTGAGTGGAGCGGTGGGGAGATGATGGTCTCAGATTCTCCTTTTGGGTGCAGCATTGAGATGAGGAGGTTCCAGGGTTGTCTCGTTGAAAGGAAAAGGACTGTGTGCGGTCCCGCTGTGTGCAAGTGGGTCTGAGGTTATCCCGTTTGGTACAAGAGGTTTTAGGGTTGTCTTGTTGGGTGGAAGATGATCTGGGGATGTTCTGTTGAATACAAGTTCTGGGGTTGTCCTGTTGGGTGGCTCTGATGGGAGAGGAGGCTCTGGGAATGTCCCGCTGGGCACAGGATGTTCTGGGGCTGTCTCGCTGGATGGTTCTGTTGGGAGAGGAGGCCCTGGGATTGTCTCGTCGGGCACAGGATGTTCTGGGGTTCTCTTGTTGGATGGTTCTGTTGGGAGAGGAGGCTCTGGGAATGTCCCGCTGGGCACAGGATGTTCTGGGGCTGTCTCGTTGAGTGGTTCTGTTGGGAGAGGAGGCCCCGGGATTGTCCCGTCGGGCACAGGATGTTCTGGGGCTGTCTCGTTGGATGGTTCTGTTGGGAGAGGAGGCCCCGGGATTGTCCCGCTGGGCACAGGATATTCTGGGGTTGTCCTGTTGAGTAGCTCTGATGGGAGAGGAGGCCCTGGGATTGTCTCGTCGGGCACAGGATGTTCTGGGGTTCTCTTGTTGGATGGTTCTGTTGGGAGAGGAGGCTCTGGGAATGTCCCGCTGGGCACAGGATGTTCTGGGGCTGTCTCGCTGGATGGTTCTGTTGGGAGAGGAGGCCCCAGGATTGTCCCGTCGGGCACAGGATGTTCTGGGGCTGTCTCGTTGGATGGTTCTGTTGGGAGAGGAGGCCCCGGGATTGTCCCGCTGGGCACAGGATATTCTGGGGTTGTCCTGTTGAGTAGCTCTGATGGGAGAGGAGGCCCTGGGATTGTCTCGTCGGGCACAGGATGTTCTGGGGTTCTCTTGTTGGATGGTTCTGTTGGGAGAGGAGGCTCTGGGAATGTCCCGCTGGGCACAGGATGTTCTGGGGCTGTCTCTTTGGATGGTTCTGTTGGGAGAGGAGGCCCCGGGATTGTCCCGCTGGGCACAGGATATTCTGGGGTTGTCCTGTTGAGTAGCTCTGATGGGAGAGGAGGCCCCGGGATTGTCCCGCTGGGCACAGGATGTTCTGGAATTCTCTCGTTGAGTGGTTCTGTTGGGAGAGGAGGCTTTGGGATCATCCTGCTGGACACAGGGTATCCTGGGGTTTTCCCGCTGGGGAGTACAAGTAGGAAAAGAAGTTTGGAGGTTGTCCTGCTGAGTAGAAGAGGTTCTGGGGTTATCCTGTTGGGTGCTTCGTGAGGGAGAGGAAGCTCTGGGGGTGTTCCACTGTGTAGATGAGGCCCTGGGGGTGTCCTGTTGGGTGGATGAGGCCCTGGAGGTGTCCCTTTGGGTGATTCGGTGGGGAGAGGAGGCTCTGGGGGTTTCACATGTAGAGGCAGCCTGAGCAGTGTCCCTTTGGGCAGGGGAAGCCTGAAACGTGGTGCTTCGAGGTCCGCTGTGTGGTGTCATGGAGGAAGCCTGGGTCAGTGTCGACCGACGCCGCTCCAGGGAGAACCCACTTTCTCCCCGGAGCCTTGCCCAGCGCTGTCCTGCGCTCTGGCCCCCACCGCCGGTGtctggagagagaagagagggg is part of the Symphalangus syndactylus isolate Jambi chromosome 18, NHGRI_mSymSyn1-v2.1_pri, whole genome shotgun sequence genome and harbors:
- the TRIOBP gene encoding TRIO and F-actin-binding protein isoform X5, which translates into the protein MEEVPGDDPCEHFEANMLTQNHHQNCFHPEEAHGARYQELRSPSGAEVPYCDLPRCPPAPEDPLSASTSGCQSVVDPGLRPGPKRGPSPSAGLPEEGPTAAPRSGSRELEAVPYLEGLTTSLCGSCNEDPGSDPTSSPDSATPDDTSNSSSVDWDTVERQEEAPSWDELAVMIPRRPREAPRADSSQRAPSLLTRSPVGGDTAGQKKEDTGGGGQSAGQRWARLRGESGFSLERRRSTLTQASSMTPHSGPRSTTFQASPAQRDTAQAASTCETPRASSPHRITQRDTSRASSTQQDTPRASSTQWNTPRASSPSRSTQQDNPRTSSTQQDNLQTSFPTCTPQRENPRIPCVQQDDPKASSPNRTTQRENSRTSCAQRDNPGASSPIRATQQDNPRISCAQRDNPGASSPNRTIQRDSPRTSCAQRDIPRASSPNRTIQQENPRTSCARRDNPRASSPIRATQQDNPRISCAQRDNPGASSPNRTIQRDSPRTSCARRDNPGASSPNRTIQRDSPRTSCAQRDIPRASSPNRTIQQENPRTSCARRDNPRASSPIRATQQDNPRISCAQRDNPGASSPNRTIQRDSPRTSCARRDNPGASSPNRTTQRDSPRTSCAQRDIPRASSPNRTIQQENPRTSCARRDNPRASSPNRTIQRDSPRTSCAQRDIPRASSPIRATQQDNPRTCIQQNIPRSSSTQQDNPKTSCTKRDNLRPTCTQRDRTQSFSFQRDNPGTSSSQCCTQKENLRPSSPHRSTQWNNPRNSSPHRTNKDIPWASFPLRPTHSDGPRTSSPSRSKQSEVPWASIALRPTQGDRPQTSSPSRPAQHDPPQSSFGPTQYNLPSRATSSSHNPGHQSTSRTSSPVYPAAYGAPLTSPEPSQPPCAVCIGHRDAPRASSPPRYLQHDPFPFFPEPRAPESELPHHEPPYIPPAVCIGHRDAPRASSPPRHTQFDPFPFLPDTSDAEHQCQSPQHEPLQLPAPVCIGYRDAPRASSPPRQVPEPSLLFQDLPRASTESLVPSMDSMHECPHIPTPVCIGHRDAPSFSSPPRQAPEPSLFFQDPPGTSMESLAPSTDSLHGSPVLIPQVCIGHRDAPRASSPPRHPPSDLAFLAPSPSLGSSGGSRGSAPPGETRHNLEREEYTVLADLPPPRRLAQREPGPQAQCSSGGRTRSPGRAEVERLFGQERRKSEAAGAFQAQDEGRSQQPSQGQSQLLRRQSSPAPSRQVTKLPAKQAELTRRSQAEPPHPRSPEKRPEGDRRLQGSPPPPSTSARTPERELWTQRPLESGQAGPKQPLGAWQSQEEPPGSQGLHRHLERSQEGGLGPGGWWGCGEPSLGAAKAPEGTSGGTPREYRESWGQPEAWEEKPTHELPRELGKRSPLTSPPENWGGPAESSQSWHPGTPTAVGWGAEGACPYPHGSERRPELDWRDLLGLLRVPGEGAWARLPSLDWEGLLELLQARLPRKDPAGHRDDPARALGPELGPPGTKDVPEQGLHSQPEGWAEATPFNGHSPTLQSQSPVQLPRPACTSTQWPKIKVTRGPATATLAGLEQMGPLGSRSAAEGPSLPELQFQPEEPEESEPSRGQDPLTDQKQADSPDLLNFKKGWMSILDEPGEPPSPSLTTTSTSQWKKHWFVLTDSSLKYYRDSTAEEWALLLQADELDGEIDLRSCTDVTEYAVQRNYGFQIHTKDAVYTLSAMTSGIRRNWIEALRKTVRPTSAPDVTKLSDSNKENALHSYSTQKGPLKAGEQRAGSEVISRGGPRKADGQRQALDYVELSPLTQASPQRARTPARTPDRLAKQEELERDLAQRSEERRKWFEATDSRTPEVPAGEGPRRGLGAPLTEDQQNRLSEEIEKKWQELEKLPLRENKRVPLTALLNQSRGERRGPPSDGHEALEKEVQALRAQLEAWRLQGEAPQSAPRSQEDGHIPPGYISQEACERSLAEMESSHQQVMEELQRHHERELQRLQQEKEWLLAEETAATASAIEAMKKAYQEELSRELSKTRSLQQGPDGLRKQHQSDVEALKRELQVLSEQYSQKCLEIGTLTRQAEEREHTLRRCQQEGQELLRHNQELHGRLSEEIDQLRGFIASQSMGNGCRRSNERSSCELEVLLRVKENELQYLKKEVQCLRDELQMMQKDKRFTSGKYQDVYVELSHIKTRSEREIEQLKEHLRLAMAALQEKESMRNSLAE